The Xenopus laevis strain J_2021 chromosome 7S, Xenopus_laevis_v10.1, whole genome shotgun sequence genome includes a window with the following:
- the LOC108697756 gene encoding protein XA-1-like, whose protein sequence is MLCYVLLLALVAQGWSHPPGKPGDESSVARPRPPPPPKGTGLLPPPPPPPPKGTGLPPPPPKGTGLPPPPPPKGSGLPPPVSHDLNNPLGHPEELRTGAPLPPRNSPKEPEHGRHKRHLHHGNVAPTDVPHHTGIHSDSGEISHPPRLNHNKPEHGRHSKDLHHGKARPTGVPHHTGDSNSGEISHPPRPNQSAFTHNDKSSEEKKKEHGRKKGKKH, encoded by the exons ATGCTCTGCTACGTTCTGCTGCTCGCCCTAGTGGCCCAGGGCTGGAGCCACCCTCCTGGAAAGCCAG GAGATGAATCATCAGTCGCCAGGCCTCGTCCTCCTCCACCACCTAAAGGCACCggccttcttcctcctcctcctcctccaccacctaAAGGCACCGGCCTTCCTCCTCCACCACCTAAAGGCACCggccttcctcctcctccaccaccaaAAGGCTCCGGCCTTCCTCCACCTGTCAGCCACGACCTGAACAACCCACTGGGACACCCTGAGGAGCTCAGGACTGGAGCACCCTTACCTCCAAGAAATTCACCCAAGGAACCTGAG CATGGCAGACATAAGAGACACCTTCATCATGGGAATGTTGCCCCTACTGATGTCCCACATCACACAGGAATCCACAGTGACAGTGGTGAAATAAGCCATCCTCCCAGACTAAACCACAACAAACCCGAG CATGGAAGACATAGTAAAGATCTTCACCATGGGAAAGCTCGCCCTACTGGGGTCCCTCATCATACAGGAGATTCCAACAGTGGTGAAATAAGCCACCCTCCCAGACCAAACCAATCCGCCTTCACCCACAATGACAAGTCaagtgaagaaaagaaaaaggaacatGGTCGTAAGAAAGGCAAGAAGCATTAG